In a genomic window of Sutcliffiella sp. FSL R7-0096:
- a CDS encoding HK97 family phage prohead protease translates to MSQVKKEHRLMEVRAIQENENEDMIVEGYALTFNDPTVLYEYDGVKYYEQISANALDNADLSDVPFKYNHSDNRLVLARTRNKTLSLTIDEKGLFIRANIAPTQEGKDLYTLIKRGDIDKMSFAFTIDYENEGETYDRGTRMRTITRIKKLWDVAAVEIPAYDTTSISARSFFELEREKEQKALENAELRKKLKLKLKLNY, encoded by the coding sequence ATGAGTCAAGTCAAGAAGGAACATCGACTGATGGAAGTCAGGGCGATTCAGGAGAATGAAAATGAAGATATGATTGTTGAAGGATATGCTTTAACATTTAATGATCCAACCGTTTTGTATGAATATGACGGTGTTAAGTATTATGAGCAAATTTCAGCTAATGCTTTAGACAATGCTGATTTAAGTGATGTACCTTTTAAATACAATCATTCAGATAATCGACTGGTATTAGCCAGAACACGAAATAAGACTCTTTCTCTGACAATTGATGAGAAAGGTCTTTTTATTAGGGCAAATATTGCTCCAACCCAAGAAGGTAAAGATTTATACACCTTAATTAAGCGTGGAGATATTGACAAAATGTCGTTTGCTTTCACCATCGACTATGAAAACGAAGGTGAGACTTATGACAGAGGAACAAGAATGCGTACCATTACACGCATCAAAAAATTATGGGATGTAGCTGCGGTGGAGATTCCAGCTTATGATACCACTTCAATTTCAGCAAGGAGTTTCTTTGAACTGGAGAGAGAGAAGGAGCAGAAAGCGTTGGAGAATGCTGAATTGCGAAAGAAATTGAAACTAAAATTAAAACTAAACTATTAA
- a CDS encoding head-tail connector protein yields MLNDIKTALRISQSNTAFDTEIIDLIEAARLDLMISGISQEKASSDKDPLIKRAITIYCKANYGFDNPDFDRLQKSYAMLKQHLSLTGDYRVE; encoded by the coding sequence ATGCTTAATGATATTAAAACTGCTTTAAGAATAAGTCAATCAAACACTGCTTTTGATACGGAAATTATCGACTTAATAGAAGCAGCAAGGCTTGATCTAATGATTTCAGGTATTTCACAGGAAAAGGCTTCATCAGATAAAGACCCACTAATTAAACGTGCCATTACAATATACTGCAAGGCCAACTACGGCTTCGACAATCCTGATTTTGACAGGCTGCAGAAATCATACGCCATGTTAAAACAACATCTTTCTCTTACAGGTGATTATCGTGTGGAGTGA
- a CDS encoding terminase TerL endonuclease subunit: MIEIEEYFTGILDGKIVACDKMKRISEILMNDFYNPKEFHYDHDIASKHTDFIEKFCKLPSGKIGTPLKLELFQKARLQATFGMVDDNDLRQYNEVLIIEGRKNGKTTEMAAVEVDLLINDNEGSPQIYNVATMLEQAKLGFNAAHKMIQQSPLLSKHIRKRSNDLYFPLNFGFIKALASNTNSLDGLDVHGATIDELAAIKNRDIYDLVKQAMGARQQPLLFSITTNGFVREGIFDSQYQYASDLLYGKLSGTNKRFLPFIYELDDRDEWDKEESWIKANPGLGSVKSIDYLRQMVQKAKDDPSFKPTVMVKDFNLKENSSSAWLTWNEIENKTKFDFSKMGFRYGIGGFDAADSVDLNSAKALCMRPNDPNIYLKSMYWMPEETLNQMTQDGNRRERDNVPYLLWERQGLLRTYPGNKVDKRVFLDWFKELREEDDLYITHIGYDPWHIDDSLLREFKSEFGKDSMIPIRQGVATMSQPLKELKADLAGKRIIHNGHPIDMWNLSNAETKSDINGNIQLVKGNDSRKRIDGVVSLACGYIVLKDKWDEYSSLI, from the coding sequence ATGATTGAAATTGAAGAGTATTTCACAGGTATATTAGATGGGAAAATTGTAGCCTGTGATAAAATGAAACGAATTTCTGAAATACTTATGAATGATTTTTATAACCCTAAAGAATTTCATTATGACCATGATATAGCGAGTAAACATACTGATTTCATTGAAAAGTTTTGTAAGTTGCCAAGCGGAAAAATTGGAACACCTTTAAAATTAGAACTGTTTCAAAAAGCTAGATTACAAGCGACATTTGGAATGGTTGATGATAATGACCTTCGACAGTACAACGAAGTATTAATCATCGAAGGGAGAAAAAACGGAAAAACTACAGAAATGGCCGCAGTAGAAGTTGATTTACTAATTAACGATAATGAAGGATCACCTCAGATATACAATGTTGCTACGATGCTTGAACAAGCGAAGTTAGGTTTTAATGCAGCGCATAAAATGATACAGCAATCTCCATTATTGAGTAAACATATTCGAAAAAGGTCAAATGATTTGTATTTTCCTTTGAATTTTGGCTTTATTAAAGCTCTAGCTAGTAATACAAATAGTTTAGATGGTTTAGATGTACATGGTGCAACCATTGATGAGCTGGCGGCAATTAAAAATCGTGACATTTATGATTTAGTAAAACAAGCAATGGGAGCTAGACAGCAGCCATTGCTTTTTTCTATTACTACAAATGGATTTGTTCGAGAAGGTATTTTCGATTCACAATATCAGTATGCGTCCGACCTTTTGTATGGAAAACTTTCAGGGACAAACAAGAGGTTTCTACCATTTATCTATGAACTAGATGACCGTGATGAATGGGACAAAGAAGAATCATGGATTAAAGCGAATCCGGGACTTGGCTCTGTGAAAAGCATAGATTATTTAAGACAAATGGTACAAAAAGCTAAAGATGATCCAAGCTTTAAGCCTACTGTCATGGTGAAAGATTTTAATTTAAAAGAAAATAGCTCAAGTGCATGGCTCACATGGAATGAAATAGAAAACAAGACAAAATTCGACTTTAGTAAAATGGGTTTTCGCTATGGAATTGGTGGATTTGATGCTGCTGATTCTGTGGATTTAAACTCGGCCAAAGCTTTATGTATGCGACCGAATGATCCTAACATTTACTTGAAATCAATGTACTGGATGCCAGAAGAAACTTTAAACCAAATGACTCAAGATGGAAACCGAAGGGAACGTGATAACGTTCCTTATTTGTTGTGGGAAAGACAAGGGTTGTTAAGAACTTATCCTGGAAACAAGGTAGACAAGAGAGTGTTTCTTGACTGGTTTAAAGAATTACGTGAGGAAGATGATCTATACATTACTCACATCGGTTATGACCCTTGGCATATAGATGATAGCTTACTTAGAGAGTTTAAATCTGAGTTTGGTAAAGACAGCATGATTCCAATAAGACAAGGGGTAGCTACTATGAGTCAACCATTGAAGGAATTGAAAGCTGATTTAGCAGGTAAAAGAATCATTCATAATGGTCATCCAATTGATATGTGGAATTTGAGTAATGCGGAAACTAAGTCGGATATCAATGGCAACATTCAACTAGTTAAGGGAAATGACAGCCGAAAAAGAATTGATGGTGTTGTCTCTTTAGCGTGTGGATACATAGTACTCAAAGACAAATGGGATGAGTATTCAAGTTTAATTTGA
- a CDS encoding phage portal protein yields the protein MEKRSIFQKMFSKADKAITNSYTQFKLMNGYTPVFTSFGDNAYSSDIVRSTIHSIASSAAKLKPKHVRRNSGSIAHQQSHIERLLSVRPNAHMNAYDFYYKIITQLYTKNNSFTLIQSDATGNVVGFYPINFSNVELLEHKDELYARFRFSNGQMLTVHYDEVIHLRRFYNENDMFGESNNDALLPTLELIHTTNEGIINAVKSSAFLRGLLKFTSQLRPEDMKQQRDDFVKDYMSINNNGGIAALDQRADYMDLKSDPKMVDDKQMAIIEKKVYKYFNVNENIVMSQYSEEEWAAFYESVIEPIAIQMSLEFTSKLFTDREKGHGNEIIFEANRLQYASNESKRKIVETLMPLGMLTINQGLEIFNLAPIEGGEKRLMSLNYVDADKANEYQGVGKQKGVDEDESSQEGTSTDGSQGDSGE from the coding sequence TTGGAGAAACGCAGTATTTTTCAGAAAATGTTTAGTAAAGCAGATAAAGCTATAACTAATAGCTATACACAATTCAAGCTAATGAATGGATACACTCCTGTATTTACTTCTTTTGGTGATAATGCTTATTCGAGTGACATTGTAAGGTCAACTATACATAGTATTGCCAGTAGTGCTGCTAAGCTAAAACCTAAGCATGTGAGAAGAAATAGTGGATCAATCGCCCATCAACAAAGTCACATAGAAAGACTTTTAAGTGTAAGACCAAACGCACACATGAATGCATATGACTTTTACTATAAAATCATAACTCAACTATACACCAAGAATAACTCATTTACTTTGATTCAATCAGATGCTACGGGAAATGTAGTGGGGTTTTATCCTATTAATTTTTCTAATGTTGAATTACTTGAACATAAAGATGAATTGTATGCAAGATTTAGATTCTCAAATGGACAAATGTTAACTGTACATTATGATGAAGTAATTCATTTAAGAAGATTTTATAATGAGAATGATATGTTTGGAGAGTCAAATAATGACGCTTTGTTGCCAACTTTAGAATTGATACATACAACAAATGAAGGAATAATTAATGCGGTTAAGTCATCTGCATTCTTACGGGGTCTACTGAAGTTCACTTCTCAATTGCGTCCAGAGGACATGAAACAACAAAGAGACGATTTTGTTAAAGATTACATGAGTATTAATAATAATGGTGGTATTGCAGCACTTGATCAACGTGCTGACTATATGGATCTCAAGAGTGACCCGAAAATGGTCGATGACAAGCAAATGGCAATCATTGAGAAGAAGGTATATAAATATTTCAATGTGAATGAAAACATTGTCATGTCTCAGTATTCTGAAGAAGAATGGGCTGCATTTTATGAAAGTGTTATTGAGCCTATAGCCATTCAAATGAGTCTTGAATTTACATCTAAGTTGTTTACGGATCGTGAAAAGGGTCATGGGAATGAGATTATTTTTGAAGCTAACAGATTGCAATATGCAAGTAATGAATCCAAAAGAAAAATAGTAGAAACGCTTATGCCACTCGGTATGTTAACTATTAATCAAGGCTTAGAGATATTTAATCTTGCCCCAATTGAAGGTGGAGAAAAGCGTCTTATGTCTTTGAACTATGTTGATGCTGACAAGGCTAATGAGTATCAAGGTGTAGGTAAACAGAAAGGAGTTGATGAGGATGAGTCAAGTCAAGAAGGAACATCGACTGATGGAAGTCAGGGCGATTCAGGAGAATGA
- a CDS encoding HNH endonuclease signature motif containing protein encodes MAKQYAKKFYRSKQWLKCRESYISTVFGMCEHCGEAGYICDHIEEITPDNINDPNITLNHENLQYLCTPCHNRKTFGKYEPTREDVMFDENGELVQVIPPGLIFK; translated from the coding sequence ATGGCTAAGCAATATGCTAAGAAGTTCTATAGAAGTAAACAGTGGTTGAAATGTAGAGAGAGTTATATATCTACTGTGTTTGGTATGTGTGAGCACTGCGGCGAAGCTGGTTATATATGTGACCACATAGAAGAGATAACACCTGATAACATTAATGATCCTAATATCACATTGAATCATGAAAACCTACAGTATCTTTGTACTCCATGTCATAATCGAAAAACATTTGGAAAGTATGAACCAACAAGAGAAGATGTAATGTTCGATGAGAATGGTGAACTGGTGCAAGTAATCCCTCCGGGTCTGATTTTTAAATAG
- a CDS encoding phage major capsid protein produces MNLKSRLQEIETRMSAIQTEIDAEGADLDALNNEIDQLSTEKRGIQMKQKVTEGLNTGEIEARNIAKPVATVDKQPTEQEVRTKRGEQLKEQRAVTVASGDLVLPKHTASDIKGTFNQVSTLVDRVKHVPLNGGESYERAYEKGHGEGGYTVEGADYNESDVQFGYATIGKAKITAYSEESEETVKLPAADYDSLVVNGVGKALRKKITREILVGTGGTNQLVGIFSANATAIEPATDLEVSAVNADTLDNIIFSFGGNEDVEDAAVLILSKSDVKAFAMLRDGNDKKVYDVKSQGNTGTIDGVPYIINSACKPLAQAAEGEFAMAYGPLSNYELATFSPTDIQRSTDFKFKQGMIAHKGSVFVGGNVAAHNGFLRVKKAPVA; encoded by the coding sequence ATGAACTTAAAATCCAGATTACAAGAAATTGAAACTAGAATGTCAGCTATCCAAACAGAAATTGACGCTGAAGGTGCAGATTTAGACGCACTAAACAATGAAATTGATCAACTATCTACTGAGAAAAGAGGAATTCAAATGAAACAAAAGGTAACTGAAGGATTAAATACTGGTGAAATTGAAGCACGTAATATCGCAAAACCTGTAGCAACTGTTGACAAGCAACCGACTGAGCAAGAAGTACGTACAAAACGTGGTGAGCAACTTAAGGAGCAACGTGCAGTTACAGTAGCAAGTGGTGATCTTGTTCTTCCTAAGCATACTGCATCTGATATTAAAGGTACATTCAATCAAGTTTCTACACTAGTTGATCGTGTTAAACACGTTCCTTTAAATGGTGGAGAAAGCTATGAGCGTGCATACGAAAAAGGTCATGGTGAAGGTGGCTATACTGTTGAGGGCGCAGATTACAATGAGTCTGATGTTCAATTTGGTTACGCTACAATTGGTAAAGCTAAAATTACTGCTTACAGTGAAGAGTCTGAAGAAACAGTAAAACTTCCTGCAGCTGACTATGATTCTCTTGTAGTTAATGGAGTTGGTAAAGCACTTCGTAAGAAAATCACTCGTGAAATCTTAGTAGGTACTGGTGGAACAAACCAACTTGTTGGTATTTTCTCTGCAAATGCAACTGCAATTGAACCAGCAACAGATTTAGAAGTATCTGCTGTTAATGCTGACACTCTTGACAATATTATTTTCTCCTTTGGTGGAAATGAAGATGTAGAAGATGCTGCTGTATTAATTCTAAGCAAGTCTGACGTAAAAGCATTTGCTATGTTACGTGATGGCAACGACAAAAAAGTTTATGATGTTAAATCTCAAGGTAATACAGGTACAATTGATGGAGTTCCTTACATCATAAACTCTGCTTGTAAACCACTTGCTCAAGCTGCAGAAGGTGAATTTGCTATGGCTTACGGGCCACTTTCTAACTATGAGTTAGCTACATTCTCTCCTACAGACATTCAACGTTCTACAGACTTTAAATTTAAGCAAGGTATGATTGCTCATAAAGGTTCTGTATTTGTTGGTGGTAACGTAGCTGCACACAATGGTTTCTTGCGTGTGAAGAAAGCTCCTGTAGCATAA
- a CDS encoding DEAD/DEAH box helicase family protein: MRVSEKITFDEVRQWESGDIITIKAGTGAGKSHFIKNQLYGTAKENNKKILMLIHRVNCVNQFQDEIVKAKKTDSIDIKTYQYIDAVYKNNKEFDFSPYQYIVCDEFHYFMSDASFNKTTDMSLTAILKQKDKIRIFMSATGDYMERYISGYKKLETKGYDIPIKFNFIKDLRFFNKDETVEEFIKEAIKHKRKAIFFIQSAKKAFELYRKYQDYALFNCSKNNDEYYKFVDEVKITDMLKNERFEELVLITTTAMDAGVNIRDKELQHIVCDVKDIRTLIQCIGRKRLEDKKDGIYLHIKTITNQQLGGIETQLRKKIEMAQYLRQNSVHDYIKKYPREYDRWAIVYNDIVNDDKNISTLKINDLIYFKCLTDMNDIESMKRLGEFGYCKFLARRFGFYDGFDEYTYTTVEEKQKQQILEDYLESMVGKVLLTKSDRKELIKTVDVKQNGK, encoded by the coding sequence ATGAGAGTAAGTGAAAAGATAACATTTGACGAGGTTAGACAGTGGGAAAGTGGAGATATCATAACAATTAAAGCTGGCACTGGTGCAGGGAAAAGTCATTTCATTAAAAATCAGTTGTACGGTACAGCTAAAGAAAACAACAAGAAAATACTTATGCTTATACATAGAGTAAATTGTGTTAATCAGTTCCAAGATGAAATAGTCAAGGCTAAGAAAACTGACTCAATAGATATAAAAACATACCAATACATAGATGCAGTATATAAGAACAATAAAGAATTTGATTTTAGTCCTTATCAATATATAGTTTGCGATGAGTTTCATTACTTTATGTCTGATGCAAGCTTTAATAAAACTACCGACATGTCACTCACTGCAATACTAAAACAGAAAGATAAAATAAGAATATTCATGTCAGCAACTGGGGATTACATGGAAAGATACATAAGCGGATATAAAAAGTTGGAAACAAAAGGTTATGATATACCGATTAAATTCAACTTTATAAAAGATTTAAGATTCTTCAACAAAGATGAAACTGTTGAAGAATTCATTAAGGAAGCTATCAAGCACAAAAGGAAAGCGATATTTTTTATCCAGTCTGCCAAAAAGGCATTTGAGTTATACAGGAAGTATCAAGATTACGCTCTATTCAACTGTAGCAAGAATAATGATGAGTATTATAAATTTGTCGATGAAGTAAAAATTACAGATATGCTAAAAAATGAACGATTTGAAGAACTCGTATTAATTACCACTACAGCGATGGATGCTGGGGTAAATATTCGTGATAAAGAGTTACAACATATAGTCTGTGATGTAAAGGATATTAGGACTCTGATCCAATGTATAGGTAGGAAGAGACTTGAAGACAAGAAAGATGGAATATACCTTCACATTAAGACAATAACGAATCAGCAGCTTGGTGGCATAGAGACTCAACTTAGAAAAAAGATTGAAATGGCACAATACTTACGACAAAATTCCGTTCATGATTACATAAAGAAATATCCAAGAGAGTACGACAGATGGGCCATTGTATATAACGATATTGTGAATGATGATAAAAACATTTCTACTTTGAAGATTAATGATCTAATTTACTTTAAATGTCTAACTGACATGAACGATATTGAAAGCATGAAGAGACTAGGGGAATTTGGTTACTGTAAATTCTTAGCTAGAAGGTTCGGCTTTTATGATGGATTTGACGAATATACATACACGACAGTTGAAGAAAAACAAAAGCAACAGATACTAGAAGATTATTTAGAGAGCATGGTTGGAAAAGTTTTGTTAACTAAATCAGATAGGAAAGAATTAATTAAAACTGTAGATGTTAAGCAAAATGGAAAGTAA